One Helicobacter pylori genomic window, TTGAAAGCTTGACGCTTTAAGCTTTCAAATGGTCATTGAGTTGCAATAATTCTGCGCTATTTTCTACTTTTTTGATAAAATCATTAATAGCATAACAACATATATTAATATTGTCTTTGAATTGGGCAAATTCCGCATATTCTTTGGCATCATCATGGATATTTGGAGCTACAAAAACACTAAATTTTTCTCTAATATCAGTGCTATTTTTAATCAATTCTTTTAAATGTCTGGCAATAGGTATCATTTCCAAGGTACTTTGACTTCTATCTCTAATCAAGCTCACTTCTATATAACTTTGGGCTTTTGTGTCCATAGCTACAATATCAGGTTTGTTGCCGCTTGCTGTGTATACGGGCAAGCCTTCATCATCGCTTTTATAATTGGGTATCACGCTTAAATTTTCAAAATGTTGTTTCAAGAAAATAGCGCTTAAAAATTCCAAGCGTAAAGGTTTATCAATGAGTCTTAAAAAACTATCTTTTGATTCTTGCTTGTTACAAGTAATGAGTAATTCTTGCTTGATAAAATCTTTAGTATAAGTGGTTGCTAGTTCATTCAATTTGCTTGATTTAACGCTCTCATTAGCGCTGATTGGAGTAACGCTAACAAGAAAGCTATCCACGATTGACATGTAGTTAAAAAAGGCGAGTTTGTTAGCTTGAGTGTCGTTTAAATAATCCCCTTTAAAAGCCTTATGAGTTTGTAAAATGTAATCTATTTTATTATTTTCATTAGTATTAATATCAATAAACCTACCATTACCACGCAATGAAATAAGTCCTGTAATACGCATTTTTCTAATGTATTCATCAACGGCTTCGTTAGTGATTTGGCTCATTTTAAATCGTGTTTTATTAACACTTTCTAAAAGTTTTAGGCATTTTTCATAGATAAATTCATCTGAGTAACTGAATTCTGTCTTATTGATAGTAACAATTTCTTGTCTTAAATGAATGATATAGTCATAAAGCCCATTAGCGTTATCATCTTTCCAACAAAGTAAGATAGGGATTTCTTTGACAGATAGGGGGGTTAGATGGGCATTTTTGAGCCGTTTTAAAAGCGAGAGCAATAATTTGAAAGGGTTGTTATGGTTTAAGTTCTTTTTGTAAGGGTTTCCCACTTCATATTTAGACAGAGCGTTTAAAAATATAGCCCCAACTACGCTTTCATCAACGCTTTCTTTAAAAGCATCGTTTTCTTTATCATAATAAGCAAGAATAAGCATCCTAGTGCTATCGCTGATGAGTATCTTCTCATATTTTGCATAGTAGCAAAACCCAAACTCACACATAAGCTTATACCAAGTGTCAAACCGACTTTCCCATCCATGCTCAAAACCCATCTCTTTATGATTTTGTGGGGATATTTCTATAATGCGTTCTAACTCTTCATCGCTAAAGACATACTCATTGGAGTCAAATTTTTCTTTCAATTCTTTATTTTGATTGATAGAAGTAGGTCTATAAAGCCTATGATCCAAAACGGATTTGATAATTTGCATAATCGTTGAAGATTTAAGGATTTGATTTTCAAACTTTCCTAAAACAGCTAAAAATTGTCCTATTCTTTTAGGGTTTCGCATGGTGGTTGAAAAGCTTAAAATTTTTCGTGCCGGTTTTTTAGTCATAATAATTGCCTATAATTAGTTACAAAGATTTCTTGACTATCTTCTTTAATAGTGTTGTCATTATAACTGATATAATTACTTTTGATATTAAAAATATAATATTTTTTAGCCCATTCTTTTAAAATAGAATTGGTCTCTCCCTTGTGATAAATAAGATTAGTTATACCAAATAAAACTCCCTTTTTATCTAGGCTATCTAAAGCACCATATAGGGCTATCTCATTATTGCTATCCCATAACTTGTTGTATTCACTATTTGAGATTAAATAAGGGGGGTCAAAATAAACATAATCATCTTTTAAATAGGTAGTATGGTTAAGAAAATCAATATAATCATTATTATGAAAAATAATGGTGTTTTGTTGCATAAAGTCTAGGTAGTTTTTTAGGGCATTATAAACATTTTCGTTAAAATCTACATTACCTACGGGTAAATTAAAAAGCCCTTTAGAATTAAATCTAATCATGTGATTAAACCCATAAATTAAAAGCAAATACAAATAAAGCATGTTGTTTTGATTGGAATTAAAATTAGCCCTTAGTTTTTCATAAGCTATTTTATTGTATTTAGCGTAGTAAGTTTTTATATATTGTTTTTTCAATTCACTAGGAGCTGTAATCCCCTTAAAAGAGAAAGACAAGCCATAATGAATGATGATTTTAGACAATTCATCAAAAAGCTCACAAGCATTGAACTTGCTTAAAGTTTTATGTAAATTGATAATGTTAGTATCTATGTCATTAGCTAAGTATCTTTTAGCCTTAGTGTTTAAAAACACGCTACCCCCACCCACAAAAGGCTCAATAAATTGATTAATGTTATTTGGGAATAGCTTATTGAGCTGTGGCATGAGTTTATATTTATCCCCTACATAGAAAAAGGGAGAACGAATACTTTTTTTCAAGGCTTCACTTCCACTATAAATAAAAATTCTTTATGCTCTTTAAAATCAGTTTTTCCTGAATTAAAAAAACTATGAGCCTTTTCTTTAACGCTTAATTTTCCTTTTTGACTCAAAATTCCCACTAAATCTTTAAAGTCTATTTTATTTTGCGAAGAGCTAGACTTAGAATTATAGGTATTATTATAAGTTAAAGCAATCCTTTTACAATCTAGTTTTTCAATTAAATCGCTCAATTCTTTCTTGGCATTAGAGCGACAATATTCGCTCATGTTCTCGCATAATGGCTTTAAAGCTGTTCCATAGAGTTTGGGTTTTTTCCACTGCACTAGGTTTTCATAGAGATGATAAAACCGGCTGTATTGCCTTGAATTGTATGGAGGGTCAATAAAGACTAAGTCTATTTTTAAGGTTTTAGCCAATTCGTTAGCGTTTTTTCTCTCTATCATGATATTTTTATCATGCTTTATAGGGCTAATAAGCTCAAAAATAAATTTATCTTGCAAAATCTCTTTTTTCCTATAAGCTTCATAATGCCCCACCGTGTTAGCTATCTTATCCATTGAATAAATCAGGCTTGTTAATAAAATATCTTTATTTAATTTATCTAAGTTCAAGCTTTCTATATGCTCTCTAATGCTACCGATTTTGATACAATCTTTATAGCTGAAAAATTTGCCGCTAAAATGTTGGCTAAAATAATTTTCTTCTAGCTTTAAAGCTTGAGTATAATATTCTTTCAGTTCTTCAAGCACCTTAAAATCAGCGTCTTGCCCCCTAAAAAAAGCATGATAAATGACTTCATTAGAAAATAAAATATCATTTATAATAATGTTTTTAATGTTAGGAATAGTGGCAAATTGACCAGCCACTACCCCACTTCCGGCAAAAATATCGCACACGCTTTTGATATTATTTAATTTTAAATTCCCAAATACCCACTCTATAAGCTTGGTTTTTGAGCCGATATACCGGCGGTTTTTTAGATTAAATCTTTCCACTAGCCACCTTTAAACTAAGAGAATAAAACCACTTAATGACATATAAGATTTAAAAATCACAACCTCTTATTAAGCTTTTTAAAATACCAAAGACTAAGAGCTAAAAATACGAAAAAGGGCGATAGCACGCCTATTTCAGGAATGAGTATCCCTGAAATGCTGAACTTCCCTAAAGCAAAGAATAGCCCCCACACAACAAGCGTGATAATGATAAACTTTAGCCCTAAAAGAGCCAAGTTTTCATAGCGGGCGAGACTGGGCGAAAAATAAGCGATTAAAACGCTTAAAAACGGCACAAAAAAGGGCAAAATCGCAAACACATACAGAAATGAGCGCACTTTTTTCGTGTCGGCGTTTTGGCGCACTAAAGCATGCAAGGATAAAAGAGCGTCTGTGATAGAAACCGCGGGCTTGTTTTGGTAAATGGTGTCTAAAACTTTAGGGCGGAAATTTTTGAGCGTTTTAAAGGTTTCTAAACGCGTGGTGTTTAAAGCGTTTGCGCCCAGTTCAAAACTTAAGGGCATTTCATAGATAGTAGTGTCATGCAAGATCCAATACTTGTCTTCAAAAAAAGCTTCTTTAGCTTCAGCGTAAGATTCTAAAGTCTTATCTTTTAGGCGAAAAACCTTGATATTTTGGGCTTTTTGCAATAAGGGATTAATCTTATCAAAATACACATAATCATCGTTGTATTTCACTAACAAATGCTCTGAAACGCTTAAAGAATTGTCTTTGTAGATCAAATTTTGCGTTTTTTCTTCCATGTACACAAAAGGAGTCGCGTTCAACCCCACATAAACAGCCGTGAAAAACAAGCTGATGAAAAAAATAGGGTTTAAAATCTGGCGTTTGGAAAAGCCAATGGAGAGCAAGGCGGTGTATTGGTTGGATTTAATGAATGCGATATAAAATAAAACCATCGCCAAAAGCAAGGAAATGGGCAAGGTGTAATTGAGCGCAAATAAAATGTCATAGGTGAAAAATAAAATAATCATGTTCGCAGAATCGGGCATTTTATCGGCGTATTTCAGGCTGTCAATGCCTACAAAAAACAATTCTAAAGCTAAAAGCACGATTAAAAAGTATTTGAAATAATACCACCCCACAAATCTAAACAAACGCACTTTAAACCCTTAACTTTCTATGATTAAAGGTTTTTTAAGCGTGAAACGATTTTGCATGGCGTTAAAATCATGGCTTTCTATAAAAAATTTTAGGGCGTTTTTGGCATGTTCAAACACAGCGTTTTTTAAAGGCTCTTCGTTTTTGTGGAATTTTGAAAGCACATGCTCAATCACGCCAATCCCTTTAGAAATCCCTACCCTCAAGCGGTAATAAGAATTCGAACACAATAAATCAATGGACTTTAAGCCATTATGCCCCCCATTCCCCCCACCCTTTTTAAACCTCACAACGCCTAAAGGTAAATCCAAGTCGTCATGGACAATTAAAAGCTCTTCAGTTTTGTAAAAATTTTTAGCGCTTAAAACGCTCTCGCCGCTCAAATTCATGTAAGTTTGGGGCTTGAGTAAGATAAAATCCTTATAAACGCATAAACAAGCGTTGTGTTTGGGAGAAAAAGTGAAAGAAAGATCCAATTCGCTAACGAGCGAATCTAAAATATCAAAACCAGCGTTGTGTCTGGTGTGAGCGTAACGCAAAGTAGGGTTGCCTAAACCCACTAAAAGCGCCATAACTTCAAATCACTTCGCTTTAATCACACCGATCACAGCGATAGAATCATGATCTAAAATCTTAACATTCTCATGTTTTTCTAAATCGCGCACCAAAATAGACTCATTCACATCTAAAGGGGCTACATCCACTAAATAGTGATCGGGCAAATGCTCTGGAGCGCATTCCACGCTGATACGCTTTTTAGAGAGCATCAAAATCCCTTTATTTTTCAAGCCCACTGGAGTGCCTTGGTGTTTGACGGGGACTTTAAATTTGGACTTCACGCCCTTAGTAACAGCGAGTAAATCCACATGGATAAGCTCGTTAGTAACGGGGTTTTTTTGGTATTCTTGAACCACGACTTCAAAAGTCTTATCCCCTAATTTCACCGGGAAAATCAAATGCTTTTTTTCCTTAAGGTATTTAATGAAAGGGTTTAATTTGAACGCACCATTCACGTTTTCAATGCCCTTTCCATAAACATTTGCGATTAGATAGCCATCTTTTTTTAAAGCTTTAGCGTTAGCTTTAGTAATACTCTCTCTAATAACGCCTTCTAACATGTCAATCCTTTAAAATAAAATAAGGGCTTATTCTATCCAAAAAACCCTTAAAAATCAAAAACTGCTTAAAAGCTTTTCAAAGGATTGTTTGAACGCTATCAAGCCTTCTTTAAGGAGTTTTTGAGCGGTGTTTTCTAAATCAATGTTGTGCGTTTTTAATTCTTTTTTGAACGCTTCAATTTTTGCACTTTTTAAAGGGGTTTGATACTCGGTGTTTGGGTCAAGCAAATAAGCGTTTAAAGCCTCTAGGGGGGCTGTATTGATAGAGTTTTTAAAACACAGCGCTTTAATGTAATAATCTTTAGCTAAAGCGTTGGATTTAACGCCTGTGGATGCAAAAAGAGTGCTTGTTAGCTTATTCGCATGCTGACTGATTTGATAATAGCACTCGGTAGCGTTCATGATCCCGCTTTGAGCTTGCAAATTTTTTGGCGCTAAAGGGTCTATTTCTTTGTCAAATCGTGAGACAAACACGCTAATGACCGCTCTTTTTTGCACTTCTTTGGCTAAGATTTGAGCGGTTTCACCGGCAATTTTAGGCGAAAAGACTAAAGTTACATTAACAGGAATAGAAGCTTTAGTTAAAGCGCTAATGACTTCAAGAGCGCTTTCGCTCGCTGGGACTTTAATCATCACATTAGGGCGGTTTAGTGTTTTGAATAACCGCTTGGCTTCATCAATGCTTTTAATGGCATCATCTTCTAAAAAAGGGTCAATTTCTAGGCTAATGTAGCCGTTGTTAGGGTCTTTTTCATATAAAGGCATTAACGCGCTGGAAGCTTGTAAAATATCCTTTAGCGCCAAAGTTTCATAAATTTCTTTAGCTTTTTTGCCTTTGAGTTTAGCGATTTCATCTTGATAAAACGCGCTTTTTATGATCGCTTCGCAAAACAAACTGGGGTTACTCGTCGCCCCGCAAATAGCCCCCTTATTGATGAGCTTTAAAAAGTCGTTTTCTAAAAAATCCCTTTCTATAAAATCGCACCACAAACTAAATTCTTGCATGTTTCATCCTTGTTTTAAATTGAGATAATAATCTTTAACGACTTCCTGGTCGCTAAAAAAAATCGTTTTGTCTTTAAAGATTTGAATGTTTTCATCGCCCTTGCCTAAAATCAACAACACCTCATCGCCTTTTAAATTTTCTAAAGCGTTTAAAATGGCTTTTTTTCGGTCTTTTTCTACAATGACTTTAGAAGAATCGCTGATGCCTTTTAAAATATCCTTAATAATGTCTTCTTCGTTTTCGCTTCTGGGGTTGTCTGAAGTTAAGATGATTTTATGCGCATAACAGCTCGCTATTGCTCCCATTTTAGGGCGCTTGGTTTTATCCCTATCGCCCCCTGCTCCAAAAAGAGCGGTGATTTTTTGGTCTTTAAAGCTTTCAAAGACTTGTTGCATGCCGTCTGTGGTGTGGGCAAAATCCACAACTACTAAAGGTTGAGAATGCACAATTTCCAAACGCCCCTTCACCCCATAAAAGTTTTCTAATAACGGCACAATCGCTTCTAGCGGTAATTGAGTGAGTAATTTAACCCCTAAAACGCCCGCTAAAATATTATAAAGGTTGTAACGCCCTAAAAGGAGGGAATGGACAAGAGCGATTTCTTTAAGATTAGGATCTCTTAAATTTTGTTGGTAGCATAAAGACGCGCTGATGGAGGGGTTGAGCGAAAAGGCTTGAACGTTTAAATGCGCTTTTTTATCCAGCGCGTAAGTGTGCGCGTTAATGGGGTTAAAAAGGGCGTTTGTTTCATCTCTGTTAATCACTTTCAAGCCCTCATCTTTAAAAAAGCTGTTTTTAGCGTCTCTGTAATTTTCTATGCTTTCGTGGAAATCTAAATGATCGCTTGTGATATTAGTGAGAACTTTAAGGGCGAAATCAAGCCCAGCGGTGCGCTTTTGGACAATCGCATGGGAGCTCACTTCCATAATAAAGTATTCACACTCCAAACGCACCGCTTCTTCTAAATCGCTATAAAGCTCTAAAAGAGTGGGCGTGGTCAAGCCCTTTTCTTTGATTCGTTCATCGTTGATAAAAAACCCTCTTGTGCCTAAAAGAGCGGTCTTTTTATTCAAATCTAAGAGCAAGGAATACATCAAACTCGCTGTGGTTGTTTTACCATTAGTGCCAGTAATCCCTACAATTTTAATCTTAAAATCAAAGTAGTTTTTAAGCTCGTTAAAATCTAAAATAGCCAGGTTTTTTTCTGCAATTAAAGGAGAGTATTTTTCATTTAAAGGCGTTTTGACAAAAAGGATTTCTTCAGGGTTTTCTAAAACTTCATTCGTGTTATCGCTTAAAAAAGAATAGGTGTGGTTTTGATAAGTTAGGGTTTTTTTAAGCTTCATTCTTTAAGCCTTATTGGATTTGAGAGCGTCTTCTAAAAGAGAACGCAAAAATTTATCGTAAATAAAAGAATCTTCATGCATGTTTTCAATGTAATTTATTGCTAATTCATAATAGCCATAATGGTTCAATTCTTTCAAAAATTCATAAAAATCCTCTTTATTGTCAAAAATCACCCTAGAGCTGAACATCAAATCTTCAAACGCTTCCTTAAAACCGCGCTCCAAACTCAAGCGTTTGAAATCCGCATACAAAATGCCGTTCAACTCCTCGCCTTTTTGAGAAATTTGCGCATCAATCTTTTCAGCCATTTGGTTTAGCCCCTCATCAAAAGAAGCGATCAAATTGATGATTTGCTCTTCAGCCTGGTTTTTTAAACTCCGTTTTTGCATAGCGATCAAGCTTTGATACAATTCATAAAAGCTATGGGCTTCTTTAGGGAAATCCTTAGCGATGTCGCTTAATAACGCCCCCACTTTGGCTTTTTGGTTGTCTTTATCCAAAAACAACACTTCAGAAAAAAGGCGTAACGCTTCAGCGTAATGGGCTTGCTTGAACGCTAAAAAGCCATCTTTAATCAACACGCGCTTTTTAAATTCATAATCAAACTTTTGCATGCCTATAGTCCTTAAAGCTTATCAAACTCCTTAGCGTTTTCTAAGCACACCACTTCTAAATTGGGGTGAATGTCCATTTTAAGCTGCCTTTCAATGACATTTTTTAAAGTGATTTTACTGCTAGAGCAAGTCTTACACGCTCCCTCTAAAGCCACATAAATTTTCATGCTTTTCACCCCTAGCACTTCAATATTACCGCCATCTTTGAGCAAGTAAGGGCGGATTTTTTCTATCACAATACGCACCGGTTTTTGTAAATCTTCATCGCTAAATTCTATCATTTTTAAAAACCTTATTTTTAAAATTTTACTTTAAGATACCATATAATGAGCCATTTTTATCAAACAACGCTTTTTAAGAGTGGCTCAAGGGCTAATTGGATAGAATGGATTCACTATTAGGATAAGGTTTTGATGACGATATGGAAATTAAAAACATCAAAGAGTTTGAAAAAGCTTCCAAAAAACTCCAAAAAGACACTTTAAAGATCGCTCTCGCTCTTTTGTTTCTCATTGGCGCTGCTTTGCTCGCTCTCATTTTTGGGCAGGCTAATTCTAAGGGATTGTTGCTCATCTTTGCGGCTGTGATTGGGGGCTATATGGCGATGAATATTGGCGCTAATGACGTGTCTAATAATGTCGGCCCTGCCGTAGGCTCTAAAGCCATTAGCATGGGCGGGGCGATTTTGATCGCTGCGATTTGTGAAATGCTTGGAGCGATCATTGCCGGGGGGGAAGTGGTTTCTACGATTAAGGGCCGTATCGTTTCGCCTGAATTTATTAATGATGCGCATGTTTTCATCAATGTCATGTTGGCTAGCTTACTCAGTGGGGCGTTGTGGTTGCATGTGGCGACTTTAATTGGTGCTCCTGTTTCCACTTCACACTCTGTAGTGGGGGGGATTATGGGGGCTGGAATGGCAGCAGCTGGAATGTCTGCTATTAATTGGCATTTCTTATCAGGCATTGTGGCCAGTTGGGTAATCTCGCCTTTAATGGGGGCTTTGATAGCCATGTTTTTTTTAATGCTCATTAAAAAGACTATCGCTTATAAAGAAGATAAAAAGAGCGCGGCTTTAAAGGTCGTGCCTTATTTGGTAGCGTTGATGAGCTTAGCCTTTAGCTGGTATTTGATGGTTAAGGTTTTAAAACGCCTCTATGCGGTGGGTTTTGAAATCCAACTGGCTTGCGGTTGCATCCTTGCACTTTTAATCTTTATCCTTTTTAAAAGATTTGTGTTAAAGAAAGCCCCGCAATTAGAAAACAGCCATGAAAGCATTAATGAGCTTTTCAATGTCCCTTTGATTTTTGCCGCTGCGCTTTTAAGCTTTGCGCATGGGGCTAATGATGTGGCTAACGCTATAGGCCCTTTAGCGGCCATCAGTCAAACTTTAGAAGATGCAAATAGCCCTATAGGGAATACTTTAAGCTCTGTGCCGTTGTGGATTATGGTAGTGGGGGCAGCTGGGATCGCTTTAGGCTTGAGTTTGTATGGGCCAAAACTCATTAAAACGGTGGGGTCTGAAATCACAGAATTAGACAAAATGCAAGCCTTTTGCATTGCGCTTTCTGCAGTCATCACCGTGCTTTTAGCCTCTCAATTAGGCTTGCCGGTAAGCTCTACGCATATTGTGGTGGGCGCGGTGTTTGGGGTGGGCTTTTTAAGGGAGCGCTTAAGAGAGCAATCCAGAAGGCGTTTTGCTAGAATCAGAGACAACATTGTAGCGGCGCACTTTGGGGAAGATTTAGAAGAAATTGAAGGTTTTTTAGAGCGCTTTGATAAAGCCAATTTGAAAGAAAAATCGCTCATGCTAGAGAGCTTGAAAAAAAGCAAGAACACCGCCATCGCTTTGGAATTGAAAAAGAAAGAAAAAAAGTCGCTTAAAAAAGTGTATAAAGAAGAAGTGATCAAACGCTCCATTTTAAAAAAGATTGTTACCGCTTGGTTGGTAACCGTGCCGGTTTCTGCGCTTTTAGGCGCGCTTCTGTTTGTGGCTCTTGGTTTTACAGAAAAGTATTTCTAGGGTTTTTGAAGGCTTGATTTTTAAAGTTAGGCTTAATCTTTTATGTTAAAATTCTAAGATTTTATATATTTTATATTTATCGTTAGGTTTTAGGTTTAAATCATGGGGAGGAATCAAGGAGCTTATTTGGACCCGTCTGAATCAATTCTGATGTTGATGGTTACTTTTTTATTGGTGCTGTTGAACGCTTTTTTTGTGCTTTCAGAGTTTGCCCTTGTGAAAGTGCGTAAAACCCGCTTAGAAGAGCTGGTTAAAATCGGTAATTCCAACGCTAAACTCGCTTTAAAGATGAGTCAAAGACTAGACACTTATTTGAGCGCCACGCAGTTAGGCATCACCCTTTCTTCATTGGCTTTAGGTTGGGTGGGTGAGCCTGCTATCGCAAGGTTGTTGGCCGCGCTGTTTGAGTCTATGGATTTGAGAGAAAATCCTATTTTTATCCATTCAATGAGCGTGGTCATAGCGTTTTTAAGCATCACTTTTTTGCATGTCGTGTTGGGCGAGATTGTGCCTAAATCTTTAGCGATCGCTAAATCTGAAAAAGCCGCTCTTTTTGCCGCGCGCCCTTTGCATGTGTTTTGGGTGGTGTTTTATCCGGTGGTGCGCCTGTTTGATGTGATCGCTCATTTTTTTTTGAAAAAGATGGGCGTCAATCCTAAAGAGCATGAGAGCATGCATTCTGAAGAAGAGTTAAAAATCATTGTGGGCGAGAGTTTGAGAGAGGGCATTATTGATTCAGTGGAGGGCGAAATCATTAAAAACGCGGTGGATTTTTCTGACACGAGCGCTAAAGAAATCATGACCCCACGAAAAGACATGGTGTGTTTGGACGAAGAAAACAGCTATGAAGAAAATATAGACATTGTTTTAAAAGGCCATTTCACGCGCTACCCTTATTGCAAGGGTTCTAAGGATAACATTATCGGCATGGTGCATATTAGGGATTTGCTTTCTCGCTCTATTTTTACCCCTAAAATGCATGATTTCAATCAAATCGTCAGGAAAATGATCATCGTCCCTGAGAGCGCTTCCATTTCTCAAATCCTTATTAAAATGAAAAAAGAGCAAATCCATACCGCTTTGGTGATTGATGAATACGGCGGCACGGCCGGGTTGCTCACGATGGAAGACATTATTGAAGAGATCATGGGCGAGATTAGCGACGAATACGATTTGAAACAAGAGGGCGTGAACAAGCTTGAAGAGGGCGTGTTTGAATTAGAGGGCATGCTGGATTTGGAGAGCGTAGAAGAAGTGCTTCACATTGAATTTGACAAAGAATGCGAGCAGGTAACGCTTGGGGGCTATGTTTTTAGCTTGCTAGAGCGCATGCCTATGGAGGGAGATACAATCGTTTCGCATGGGTATTCTTTTGAAGTGTTAAGCGTGGATGGGGCTAGGATAAAACGCTTAAAAGCGGTTAAACAAGATCGGGGAGAAAATGAAGCATGAAAAAAACAACCCTCTTTGTATTGGGCTTATTATTCAATAGCTCTTTGAACGCTGTTGATGGAGTTCCTAAAACCGATCTTTCTTCTTTGAATTTGGCTGAAGACAGCCTGCCTTTGAACCACCCTAACGCCCAAAAGCTCTCTTTAAAAAACGCATGGGCTAGGGTATTGTCTAACCATGAAGGCTTGCATGCACAAGAATACGCCATTAAGCGAGCGAGTAAAATGAAATTAGCGGCTAAGCTTTCTTTTTTGCCTCAAATTGATTTGAGCGCTTTTTACGTGTATCTCTCTAACCCCATTAAAATGGATTTTGCCAGCCAAAAACAAGCGGGCGTGCAAAAAGCCACCAACCAGATCCATCAAGGCTTGCAAAACATCCAACAAAATATCCCCCCTCAAGTATTAACCCCTCAAATCCAAGCGGGCATGCAAGGGGTGATGCAAGGCTTTGGGGCTTTGAGCAGCACTTTAGAAGCCCCCTTATTGTTTTCTAAGCAAAATGTGGTGATTGGGGCTTTGAGCATTATTTATCCCCTTTATATGGGTGGGGCAAGATTCACGATGGTGCGCATTGCGGATTTGATGCAAAAAGACGCTAATGAAGTGTATCGCTTGAAAAAGCTTTCCACTTTTCAAGAGCTTGTGAGCGTGTATTATGGCATGGTGTTAAACGCAGAAGTGGCTGAAACTTTAGAAGAAGTGGAAAAAGGCCATTATAAACATTTCCAAAACGCTTTAAAAATGCAAAAAGTAGGGCAAATCGCTAGGGTAGAAACCTTAGGCGCTCAAGTGGCTTATGATAAGGCCCATATCGCTAGCGTTAAGGCTAAAGATGTGTTAGAAGTTTCGCAGCTCTCGTTCAATTCTATTTTGTCTAGCAAAGACGATCTAGCGCCTTCAAGCAAATTAGAGATCCACACCGAGAAAAATCTGCCCGATTTGAGCTTTTTTGTTGCTTCCACGCTCAATTCTTACCCGGTTTTAAAGACTTTAGAAAATCAGGTTCAAATTTCTAAAGAAAACACGAAATTACAGATCGCTAAATTCTTGCCCCAAGTGAGTTTTTTTGGCTCTTATATCATGAAGCAAAACAATTCGGTGTTTGAAGACATGATCCCTAGTTGGTTTGTGGGCGTGGCCGGGCGCATGCCTATTCTTTCTCCCACAGGGCGTATCCAAAAATACCAAGCGAGCAAATTAGCGGAGTTGCAAGCTAATAGCGAACAAATCCAGGCTAAAAAAAACATGGAATTGTTAGTGAATAAGACTTATAAAGAGACGCTTTCTTATTTGAAAGAATACAAAAGCTTGCTTTCTAGCGTGGAATTAGCCAAGGAAAATTTAAAGCTCCAAGAGCAGGCTTTTTTACAAGGCTTAAGCACGAACGCTCAAGTCATTGATGCGAGAAACACGCTTTCTTCTATCATCGTGGAGCAAAAAAGCGTGGCTTATAAATACATCGTTTCATTAGCGAATTTAATGGCGTTAAGCGATCATATTGATTTATTTTATGAATTTGTTTATTAAAGGAAAAAATCATGTCAAATAGCATGTTGGATAAAAATAAAGCGATTCTTACAGGGGGTGGGGCTTTATTGTTAGGGCTAATCGTG contains:
- a CDS encoding NifU family protein; translation: MIEFSDEDLQKPVRIVIEKIRPYLLKDGGNIEVLGVKSMKIYVALEGACKTCSSSKITLKNVIERQLKMDIHPNLEVVCLENAKEFDKL
- a CDS encoding hemolysin family protein, which produces MGRNQGAYLDPSESILMLMVTFLLVLLNAFFVLSEFALVKVRKTRLEELVKIGNSNAKLALKMSQRLDTYLSATQLGITLSSLALGWVGEPAIARLLAALFESMDLRENPIFIHSMSVVIAFLSITFLHVVLGEIVPKSLAIAKSEKAALFAARPLHVFWVVFYPVVRLFDVIAHFFLKKMGVNPKEHESMHSEEELKIIVGESLREGIIDSVEGEIIKNAVDFSDTSAKEIMTPRKDMVCLDEENSYEENIDIVLKGHFTRYPYCKGSKDNIIGMVHIRDLLSRSIFTPKMHDFNQIVRKMIIVPESASISQILIKMKKEQIHTALVIDEYGGTAGLLTMEDIIEEIMGEISDEYDLKQEGVNKLEEGVFELEGMLDLESVEEVLHIEFDKECEQVTLGGYVFSLLERMPMEGDTIVSHGYSFEVLSVDGARIKRLKAVKQDRGENEA
- a CDS encoding inorganic phosphate transporter, which codes for MEIKNIKEFEKASKKLQKDTLKIALALLFLIGAALLALIFGQANSKGLLLIFAAVIGGYMAMNIGANDVSNNVGPAVGSKAISMGGAILIAAICEMLGAIIAGGEVVSTIKGRIVSPEFINDAHVFINVMLASLLSGALWLHVATLIGAPVSTSHSVVGGIMGAGMAAAGMSAINWHFLSGIVASWVISPLMGALIAMFFLMLIKKTIAYKEDKKSAALKVVPYLVALMSLAFSWYLMVKVLKRLYAVGFEIQLACGCILALLIFILFKRFVLKKAPQLENSHESINELFNVPLIFAAALLSFAHGANDVANAIGPLAAISQTLEDANSPIGNTLSSVPLWIMVVGAAGIALGLSLYGPKLIKTVGSEITELDKMQAFCIALSAVITVLLASQLGLPVSSTHIVVGAVFGVGFLRERLREQSRRRFARIRDNIVAAHFGEDLEEIEGFLERFDKANLKEKSLMLESLKKSKNTAIALELKKKEKKSLKKVYKEEVIKRSILKKIVTAWLVTVPVSALLGALLFVALGFTEKYF
- a CDS encoding UDP-N-acetylmuramoyl-L-alanyl-D-glutamate--2,6-diaminopimelate ligase, which encodes MKLKKTLTYQNHTYSFLSDNTNEVLENPEEILFVKTPLNEKYSPLIAEKNLAILDFNELKNYFDFKIKIVGITGTNGKTTTASLMYSLLLDLNKKTALLGTRGFFINDERIKEKGLTTPTLLELYSDLEEAVRLECEYFIMEVSSHAIVQKRTAGLDFALKVLTNITSDHLDFHESIENYRDAKNSFFKDEGLKVINRDETNALFNPINAHTYALDKKAHLNVQAFSLNPSISASLCYQQNLRDPNLKEIALVHSLLLGRYNLYNILAGVLGVKLLTQLPLEAIVPLLENFYGVKGRLEIVHSQPLVVVDFAHTTDGMQQVFESFKDQKITALFGAGGDRDKTKRPKMGAIASCYAHKIILTSDNPRSENEEDIIKDILKGISDSSKVIVEKDRKKAILNALENLKGDEVLLILGKGDENIQIFKDKTIFFSDQEVVKDYYLNLKQG
- the tal gene encoding transaldolase produces the protein MQEFSLWCDFIERDFLENDFLKLINKGAICGATSNPSLFCEAIIKSAFYQDEIAKLKGKKAKEIYETLALKDILQASSALMPLYEKDPNNGYISLEIDPFLEDDAIKSIDEAKRLFKTLNRPNVMIKVPASESALEVISALTKASIPVNVTLVFSPKIAGETAQILAKEVQKRAVISVFVSRFDKEIDPLAPKNLQAQSGIMNATECYYQISQHANKLTSTLFASTGVKSNALAKDYYIKALCFKNSINTAPLEALNAYLLDPNTEYQTPLKSAKIEAFKKELKTHNIDLENTAQKLLKEGLIAFKQSFEKLLSSF